The Desulfarculaceae bacterium genome window below encodes:
- the torT gene encoding TMAO reductase system periplasmic protein TorT, with amino-acid sequence MLKKMNLGPKTMVAVLAAAMLLMSGITALAADKYKQWWPVKVNAYYGKYDVKMKKAGRPSGSLTGPKVEAWYPPKRANKPYTIGVSFPHLKDPYWLAVDYGIISEAKRLGVGIKLVAAGGYTELAKQVSQMENLSQQGVDGIILGSISYTGLDPVVKEIVKKGIPVVEVINDIQAPAITAKAMVSFYDMGVHAGEFVVGDAKGKKEVNVVFLPGPAGSGWAPDTLDGFKEAIKKFPGKVNILAVKWGDTGKAVQLKLIENALQTFPKIDYLVGNAVAADAAVGPVAEMKRKDVKIVSTYIIPPLYDKIGKGLVAAAPSDLTVTQGQMAVDVMVRILNGEKPGKDFPFRAGPIIPTITKANMADYPYDTLFGPRSFRPEFRVEPKK; translated from the coding sequence ATGCTCAAGAAGATGAACCTGGGACCCAAGACAATGGTGGCTGTGCTGGCCGCGGCCATGCTGCTCATGAGCGGCATCACCGCCCTGGCGGCCGACAAGTACAAGCAGTGGTGGCCGGTCAAGGTGAACGCCTACTACGGCAAGTACGACGTCAAGATGAAAAAGGCCGGCCGCCCCTCGGGCAGCCTGACCGGCCCCAAGGTCGAGGCCTGGTATCCCCCCAAGCGGGCCAACAAGCCCTACACCATCGGCGTGTCCTTCCCTCACCTGAAAGACCCCTACTGGCTGGCGGTGGACTACGGCATCATCAGCGAGGCCAAGCGCCTGGGCGTGGGCATCAAGCTGGTGGCGGCCGGCGGCTACACCGAGCTGGCCAAGCAGGTTAGCCAGATGGAGAACCTGTCCCAGCAGGGCGTGGACGGCATCATCCTGGGCTCCATCTCCTACACCGGCCTGGACCCGGTGGTGAAGGAGATCGTGAAGAAGGGCATCCCGGTGGTGGAGGTAATCAACGACATCCAGGCTCCGGCCATCACCGCCAAGGCCATGGTGTCCTTCTATGACATGGGCGTGCACGCCGGCGAGTTCGTGGTGGGCGACGCCAAGGGCAAGAAGGAAGTCAACGTGGTCTTCCTGCCCGGTCCCGCGGGCAGCGGCTGGGCCCCGGACACCCTGGACGGCTTCAAGGAAGCCATCAAGAAGTTCCCCGGCAAGGTCAACATCCTGGCGGTCAAGTGGGGCGACACCGGCAAGGCCGTGCAGCTCAAGCTGATCGAGAACGCCCTGCAGACCTTCCCCAAGATCGACTACCTGGTGGGTAACGCCGTGGCGGCCGACGCGGCCGTGGGCCCGGTGGCCGAGATGAAGCGCAAGGACGTCAAGATCGTGTCCACCTACATCATCCCGCCCCTGTACGACAAGATCGGCAAGGGCCTGGTGGCGGCGGCTCCCTCGGACCTAACCGTGACCCAGGGCCAGATGGCCGTGGACGTGATGGTGCGCATCTTGAACGGCGAGAAGCCCGGCAAGGACTTCCCCTTCCGCGCCGGTCCCATCATCCCCACCATCACCAAGGCCAACATGGCGGACTACCCCTATGACACGCTCTTCGGGCCCCGTT
- a CDS encoding sigma 54-interacting transcriptional regulator: MPRPAPDLALLKTAQFDQMRVGVLAIDPRGLISYANSAAGRMLQHEAGDLAGRPIEVVEPDAWRQAQAIFEGGAPLLGARLRHGHHFLLLNYLPVFAEGEVAWVLIMMGDPWDSEQGALFPEPYRASASYLEAIMESSFDGLWITDSHGVVVKVNRAALRMVGLPRHKVEGHFVGDLLRDGNFNDSVTLEVLKRKTTFTMVQHLKSGKKILATGSPIYDAEGEIAFVVINDRDITLLDRMRRQLEESEAKLQQFRSSLFEPQSAEIVDGEFMCRSRAMKQVYEKALRVAPAQSTVLISGESGAGKSMLARLIHNKSTRAAGPFVRVDCAAIPGSLFESELFGYAKGAFTGASRRGKAGLVEMAQGGTLFLDEIAELPLEHQVKLLRFIEERRVVRVGGGQAIEVDTRVIAATNKNLAQEVDAGRFREDLYYRFNVVPLSVPPLRERPSDILFLMGIFLRRVSSENQIFKDLTPEARTLLLNYNYPGNVRELDNIIERVMILSPEEDIRPEDLPSEVRELPANVPTLDWSQGFDLRQRLRQVELELIQEALKRLGTQRKAAQHLGVSQSTIARRLQEAENDS; the protein is encoded by the coding sequence ATGCCTCGCCCGGCCCCGGATCTCGCCCTGTTAAAGACCGCCCAGTTCGACCAGATGCGGGTGGGGGTGCTGGCCATCGACCCCCGGGGCCTGATCTCCTATGCCAACTCCGCGGCCGGGCGCATGCTCCAGCACGAGGCCGGCGACCTGGCCGGGCGGCCCATCGAGGTGGTGGAGCCCGACGCCTGGCGCCAGGCCCAGGCCATCTTCGAGGGCGGCGCGCCCCTGCTGGGCGCGCGCCTGCGCCACGGCCACCACTTCCTGTTGCTCAACTATTTGCCCGTGTTCGCCGAGGGCGAGGTGGCCTGGGTGCTCATCATGATGGGCGATCCCTGGGACAGCGAGCAGGGGGCCCTGTTCCCCGAGCCCTACCGCGCCTCGGCCTCTTATCTGGAAGCCATTATGGAGTCGTCTTTCGACGGCCTGTGGATCACCGACAGCCACGGGGTGGTGGTCAAGGTGAACCGGGCCGCCCTGCGCATGGTGGGCCTGCCCCGCCACAAGGTCGAGGGCCACTTCGTGGGCGATCTTCTGCGCGACGGCAACTTCAACGACTCGGTGACCCTGGAGGTGCTCAAGCGCAAGACCACCTTCACCATGGTGCAGCACCTCAAGTCGGGCAAGAAGATCCTGGCCACGGGCAGCCCCATCTACGACGCCGAGGGCGAGATCGCCTTCGTGGTGATCAACGACCGCGACATCACCCTCTTGGACCGCATGCGCCGCCAGCTGGAGGAAAGCGAGGCCAAACTCCAGCAGTTCCGCTCCAGCCTGTTCGAGCCCCAGTCGGCCGAGATCGTGGATGGCGAGTTCATGTGCCGCAGCCGGGCCATGAAGCAGGTCTACGAAAAGGCCCTGCGCGTGGCCCCGGCCCAGTCCACGGTGCTCATCAGCGGCGAGTCCGGGGCGGGCAAGAGCATGTTGGCCCGCCTGATCCACAACAAGTCCACCCGGGCGGCCGGGCCCTTCGTGCGGGTGGACTGCGCTGCCATCCCCGGCTCATTGTTCGAATCCGAGCTCTTCGGCTATGCCAAGGGCGCCTTCACCGGGGCCAGCCGGAGGGGCAAGGCCGGCCTGGTGGAAATGGCCCAAGGCGGCACCTTGTTTTTGGACGAGATCGCCGAGCTGCCCCTGGAGCATCAGGTGAAGCTGCTCCGGTTCATCGAGGAGCGCCGGGTGGTCCGGGTGGGCGGCGGCCAAGCCATCGAGGTGGACACCCGGGTGATCGCGGCTACCAACAAGAACCTGGCCCAGGAGGTGGACGCGGGGCGCTTCCGCGAGGATCTCTACTACCGCTTCAACGTGGTGCCCCTGTCGGTGCCGCCCCTGCGCGAGCGGCCCAGCGACATCTTGTTCCTCATGGGCATCTTTCTCCGGCGGGTGAGCAGCGAGAACCAGATCTTCAAGGATCTGACCCCCGAGGCCCGCACCCTGCTGCTCAACTACAACTACCCCGGCAACGTGCGCGAGTTGGATAACATCATCGAGCGGGTGATGATCCTAAGCCCGGAGGAGGACATCCGGCCCGAGGACCTGCCCTCCGAGGTGCGCGAGTTGCCGGCAAACGTGCCGACTTTGGACTGGTCCCAGGGCTTCGACCTGCGCCAGCGCCTGCGCCAGGTGGAGCTGGAACTGATCCAGGAGGCGCTCAAGCGCCTGGGCACCCAGCGCAAGGCGGCCCAGCACCTGGGAGTGAGCCAATCCACCATTGCCAGGCGTCTTCAGGAGGCTGAAAACGATTCATAA